One window of the Niallia circulans genome contains the following:
- the cls gene encoding cardiolipin synthase — MHIYSIVLSVIIILNIIFAFLVIFFERKDPIATWAWLMVLTFIPILGFILYLLFGQNLRNRKLFQWDGRKKLGIEPILASQLLQISSNQLRTTNEVIRKNQDLIYMNLFNNDAVLTENNAVQIFTDGHKKFDQLFEDIRNAKKSIHLQYYILKNDGIGSDLISLLVEKAKEGVEVRLLYDELGSRTLRKKVFKELRAAGGFVEVFFPSKFHLINLRLNYRNHRKLGIIDGKIGYIGGFNVGDEYLGLHPKFGYWRDTHLRIVGTAVYAIQTRFILDWNQASHLHEIQYSPEYFPGKIEEIIGNIGMQIVSSGPDSEWEQIKNGYIKMITSAKESVYIQTPYFIPDASLLDTLRIAALSGIDVKIMIPNKPDHMFVYWATYSYIGEMLKAGAKIYIYENGFIHAKTILVDRKIASVGTANIDMRSFRLNFEVNAFIYSEQIANELTEDFLKDMDLSTNLTADQYSKRSLWIRFKESFSRLLSPLL; from the coding sequence TTAAGTGTAATTATTATACTTAATATCATTTTTGCTTTTCTTGTTATCTTCTTCGAAAGAAAAGACCCTATTGCAACATGGGCATGGCTAATGGTGCTGACCTTTATCCCTATTCTTGGGTTTATCTTATATTTACTTTTCGGACAAAATCTAAGAAATAGAAAACTATTTCAATGGGATGGACGAAAAAAACTTGGCATAGAGCCAATATTAGCTTCTCAACTGTTGCAAATAAGTTCAAATCAATTGCGGACAACAAATGAAGTCATTAGAAAAAACCAAGATCTTATTTATATGAATTTATTTAATAATGATGCCGTACTTACGGAGAATAATGCTGTTCAGATATTTACAGATGGTCATAAAAAATTCGATCAATTATTTGAAGATATCAGAAATGCTAAAAAATCTATTCATTTACAATACTATATTCTGAAGAATGATGGGATCGGCTCAGATCTTATTAGCTTACTTGTTGAAAAGGCAAAAGAAGGAGTAGAAGTACGCTTATTATATGATGAGCTAGGCTCAAGAACGTTACGTAAAAAAGTTTTTAAAGAGCTGCGGGCAGCTGGTGGTTTTGTTGAGGTTTTTTTCCCAAGTAAATTTCATCTCATCAATTTACGACTAAATTATCGCAATCATAGAAAGTTAGGAATTATTGACGGGAAAATCGGCTATATCGGCGGCTTTAATGTTGGCGATGAATACTTAGGACTCCACCCGAAATTTGGATATTGGAGAGATACCCACTTACGGATTGTTGGTACAGCTGTCTATGCCATTCAAACACGATTTATTCTTGATTGGAATCAAGCTTCTCATCTCCACGAAATTCAATATTCTCCTGAATATTTTCCTGGTAAGATCGAAGAAATTATTGGTAATATCGGCATGCAAATCGTTTCAAGCGGACCTGATTCAGAGTGGGAACAAATTAAAAATGGTTATATAAAAATGATCACATCGGCAAAAGAAAGTGTTTATATCCAAACACCTTATTTTATTCCTGATGCCAGTTTGCTGGATACCTTGAGAATTGCAGCTCTTTCAGGGATAGACGTTAAAATTATGATTCCTAATAAACCGGATCATATGTTTGTTTATTGGGCCACTTATTCTTATATTGGAGAAATGTTAAAAGCAGGGGCAAAGATTTATATATATGAAAATGGATTCATCCATGCAAAAACTATTTTAGTCGATCGGAAAATCGCTTCAGTCGGAACGGCTAATATCGATATGAGAAGCTTTCGACTTAACTTTGAAGTAAATGCCTTTATTTATAGTGAACAGATTGCTAATGAACTAACAGAGGATTTCTTAAAGGACATGGACTTATCCACAAATTTAACTGCCGACCAATATTCAAAAAGGTCCTTATGGATTCGTTTCAAAGAATCATTTTCAAGGCTTCTTAGTCCACTTTTATAG
- a CDS encoding S-ribosylhomocysteine lyase, with protein sequence MPSVESFELDHTAVKAPYVRHCGVHKVGSDGVVNKYDIRFCQPNKQAMKPDVIHTLEHLLAFNLRAHVEKYNHFDIIDISPMGCQTGYYLVVSGEPTVEEIIDLLEATMKTAIEITEIPAANETQCGQAKLHDLEGAKKLMNFWLSKDKEELKQVFA encoded by the coding sequence ATGCCTTCAGTTGAAAGTTTTGAATTAGATCATACTGCCGTAAAAGCCCCATATGTAAGACATTGTGGTGTACACAAAGTTGGTAGTGATGGAGTAGTTAATAAATACGATATTCGTTTCTGCCAGCCAAATAAGCAGGCAATGAAGCCAGATGTTATTCATACGTTAGAGCATCTACTTGCCTTTAATTTACGCGCACATGTAGAGAAGTACAATCATTTTGATATTATTGATATTTCACCAATGGGCTGCCAGACTGGCTACTATTTAGTTGTAAGTGGGGAACCAACCGTTGAAGAAATTATCGATTTATTAGAGGCAACGATGAAAACAGCAATTGAAATTACTGAAATTCCAGCAGCTAATGAAACACAATGCGGTCAAGCAAAACTTCATGATTTAGAAGGTGCAAAAAAGCTGATGAATTTCTGGTTAAGCAAAGATAAAGAAGAATTAAAACAGGTTTTTGCTTAA
- the yidD gene encoding membrane protein insertion efficiency factor YidD, which produces MKHIFLFIIQFYRKVISPIKPPTCRFYPTCSSYGLEAIQRFGAFKGGYLTIKRILKCHPFHPGGLDPVPEDWHCRNHHHSSKEKH; this is translated from the coding sequence ATGAAACACATCTTTTTATTTATTATCCAATTTTACCGCAAAGTAATTTCTCCTATAAAGCCGCCAACTTGCCGTTTTTATCCAACTTGCTCTAGTTATGGCTTAGAAGCGATTCAAAGATTTGGCGCTTTTAAAGGAGGATACTTAACCATTAAACGAATTCTTAAATGTCATCCCTTTCATCCAGGTGGTCTGGATCCAGTACCAGAAGATTGGCACTGTAGAAATCATCATCATTCATCAAAAGAAAAACATTAA
- a CDS encoding beta-class carbonic anhydrase: MSLLQDMLVYNEEFVREQKYEKFITGKFPNKKMVILTCMDTRLLELLPQALNLSNGDVKIIKNAGAVVVHPFGSIMRSILVAVYELQADEVMVIGHHDCGMSALHSDSMVEKMKERGISDETFATLQHSGINLEKWLTGFDSVSDSVTHSVEMIKRHPLLPSGVPVHGLVIDPKTGKLDLVIDGY, encoded by the coding sequence ATGAGCCTATTACAAGATATGTTAGTCTATAATGAGGAATTTGTAAGGGAACAAAAATATGAAAAATTTATTACAGGTAAATTTCCCAATAAAAAAATGGTGATTCTAACTTGTATGGATACAAGATTGTTAGAACTTTTGCCACAAGCATTGAATCTTTCTAACGGAGATGTGAAAATTATAAAAAATGCAGGTGCTGTAGTTGTGCATCCATTTGGAAGTATTATGCGAAGTATTTTGGTTGCAGTGTATGAGCTGCAAGCTGATGAAGTAATGGTAATAGGTCATCATGACTGTGGAATGAGTGCTTTGCATTCAGATAGCATGGTGGAAAAAATGAAAGAAAGAGGCATTTCAGACGAAACATTTGCAACTTTACAACATTCTGGTATTAATCTAGAAAAATGGTTAACAGGTTTTGATTCTGTATCAGATAGTGTTACCCATAGTGTAGAAATGATTAAAAGGCATCCGCTATTGCCAAGTGGTGTTCCAGTTCATGGGTTAGTGATTGATCCAAAGACTGGAAAATTAGACTTGGTAATAGACGGTTATTAA
- a CDS encoding DUF1540 domain-containing protein: MAKDVLCEVRNCTFWEKGNRCGADQIYVVSNVGKHADTSYETDCKTFEPENSLS; the protein is encoded by the coding sequence ATGGCAAAAGACGTTCTTTGTGAAGTAAGGAATTGTACTTTTTGGGAAAAAGGAAACCGTTGCGGAGCCGACCAAATTTATGTTGTAAGTAATGTGGGAAAACATGCGGATACGAGTTATGAAACAGATTGTAAAACATTTGAACCTGAAAATAGCTTAAGCTAA
- a CDS encoding NAD(P)/FAD-dependent oxidoreductase produces MSLYHGSLYWPTTVQERPVYPKLNNHVTCDVLIIGAGMSGALLTYMLAKESLQVILVDKGSVGNGSSAANTGLLQYSNDKMLHSFAESIGEEDAVRFYKLCFNGMEELKSIASSLHEDVQFVNRQSLYYASTDADVLSLRKEYEMLQKYKFPVEFLEKDMIYKVYGFNKHAAIKTSGDAEVNPERFVISLIKEVAQKSNVQVFENTEVSKPQNKDGCWLFNNGDSSIQAKHVVYATGYDLDNFAIDIPTKINRTFAIVTNPVSSFPHWEDRCLIWETKRPYFYMRTTPNGRIIAGGLDEEAREAPRDEQILQLYADRLLVRIKEHFPHLQLKADYVYGATFGESKDGIPFIGEHPQHKNLYYCLGFGGNGTVYSAFGSNILKDLIIKGKHPDADLVQLDR; encoded by the coding sequence ATGAGCTTATATCATGGATCATTATATTGGCCAACAACGGTTCAGGAAAGACCCGTTTATCCAAAGTTGAATAATCATGTTACTTGTGATGTGCTTATAATAGGAGCTGGAATGTCAGGGGCCTTATTAACCTATATGCTTGCAAAGGAATCGCTTCAGGTGATTCTTGTGGATAAAGGTAGTGTTGGCAATGGAAGCTCTGCTGCCAACACAGGGCTATTGCAGTATTCTAATGATAAAATGCTGCATTCCTTTGCAGAAAGTATTGGGGAAGAAGACGCAGTTCGATTTTACAAATTATGTTTTAATGGGATGGAGGAATTGAAAAGTATCGCAAGTTCCTTACACGAAGATGTCCAATTTGTAAATAGACAAAGCTTATATTACGCAAGTACAGATGCTGACGTACTTTCTCTAAGAAAAGAATATGAGATGCTTCAAAAGTATAAATTCCCAGTAGAATTTTTAGAAAAGGATATGATTTATAAAGTATATGGATTTAATAAACATGCTGCAATAAAAACAAGTGGGGACGCAGAAGTGAACCCAGAAAGGTTTGTAATTTCCTTAATAAAAGAGGTTGCACAAAAGAGCAATGTTCAAGTTTTTGAAAACACAGAAGTTTCAAAGCCTCAGAATAAAGATGGCTGCTGGTTGTTTAACAACGGCGATTCAAGTATACAGGCCAAGCATGTCGTGTATGCAACTGGGTACGATTTGGATAACTTTGCAATAGACATACCTACAAAAATAAATAGAACGTTTGCAATCGTAACGAATCCGGTCTCCTCTTTTCCACATTGGGAGGATCGATGTTTAATTTGGGAAACAAAGCGTCCGTATTTCTATATGCGAACAACTCCGAATGGAAGGATAATAGCGGGTGGTTTAGACGAAGAAGCAAGGGAAGCGCCAAGAGATGAACAGATTTTGCAACTATATGCGGATAGATTATTAGTTCGTATTAAAGAGCATTTTCCCCATTTGCAACTAAAAGCTGACTATGTATATGGCGCAACATTTGGGGAATCAAAAGATGGAATTCCTTTTATTGGTGAACATCCGCAACATAAGAATTTATATTATTGTTTAGGATTTGGAGGAAATGGTACTGTTTACAGTGCTTTCGGTTCGAACATACTAAAGGATTTAATAATAAAGGGGAAGCACCCTGATGCTGATTTGGTACAATTGGATAGATAA
- a CDS encoding o-succinylbenzoate--CoA ligase, whose product MTEILPNFIKNRAHLTPDREAIVFKEERLTFKELYEKAYYRAGIWSAIGVKDTDYVGFLVKSDLETVLHLFAMQIIGAKAVLLNNRLTAKEMAYQINDAKVSYLISEEAFKEKVAVLEEEKELTVFYKENITESTYIEPIEKDQVSLEETCTIMYTSGTTGLPKGVIQSYGNHWWSAVGNTLNAGLYEKDTWLCTVPLFHISGYSILMRSIIYGMKVVLHDSFDVKRVLEDLSKEKVTIISVVTTMLERIEKAAHDKFPPYFRYMLLGGGPASVELLTRCMNKGISVYYSYGMTETASQIVTLSPEDSIRKIGSAGKPLFPAQLQIVNQAGHCLGSNEIGEIKVCGPNVSKGYLNKENHLQDGWFFTGDIGYIDSEGFLYVLDRRSDLIISGGENVYPAEVEAVLNEMNGIKEAAVIGVPDEKWGQVPIAFIVTDERIQENTIIEQCTNVLAKYKIPKRVFFISEVPRNASGKIVRRELRKWIEEKSDFSL is encoded by the coding sequence ATGACAGAAATACTTCCGAATTTTATTAAAAATAGAGCGCATTTAACACCAGATAGAGAGGCAATTGTATTTAAAGAAGAAAGACTAACATTTAAAGAATTATATGAAAAGGCTTATTACCGTGCAGGGATTTGGTCGGCCATTGGAGTAAAGGACACAGATTATGTGGGGTTTCTTGTTAAAAGTGATTTAGAAACTGTACTGCACTTATTTGCTATGCAAATTATTGGAGCAAAGGCAGTCCTTCTTAATAATCGCTTAACAGCGAAAGAAATGGCTTATCAAATAAACGATGCGAAAGTTTCCTATTTAATCTCAGAAGAAGCGTTTAAAGAGAAGGTAGCTGTGCTTGAAGAAGAGAAAGAATTGACTGTATTTTATAAAGAAAATATAACAGAAAGTACCTACATAGAGCCAATAGAAAAGGATCAAGTGTCATTAGAGGAAACTTGTACGATAATGTATACATCAGGAACAACCGGACTTCCCAAGGGAGTTATTCAATCTTACGGTAATCACTGGTGGAGTGCCGTGGGAAATACGTTGAATGCAGGCCTATATGAAAAGGATACCTGGTTATGTACAGTCCCATTATTTCATATCAGCGGATATTCGATTTTAATGAGAAGTATCATTTATGGGATGAAAGTCGTTTTACATGATTCCTTTGATGTAAAGAGGGTATTAGAGGATTTATCGAAAGAAAAAGTAACGATTATATCGGTTGTCACCACGATGCTAGAGCGAATTGAAAAGGCAGCTCATGATAAGTTTCCACCCTATTTCCGGTATATGCTTTTAGGTGGGGGACCAGCCTCAGTAGAACTGCTGACTCGATGTATGAATAAAGGGATTTCTGTTTATTATTCATATGGAATGACGGAAACTGCCTCACAAATTGTCACCCTCTCGCCAGAGGACAGTATTAGAAAAATAGGTTCAGCCGGAAAGCCACTGTTTCCCGCCCAATTACAAATTGTTAATCAAGCAGGACATTGTTTAGGATCAAATGAGATAGGCGAAATTAAAGTGTGTGGACCAAATGTATCAAAAGGCTATTTAAATAAAGAGAATCATTTACAAGATGGCTGGTTTTTTACAGGAGATATAGGGTATATAGATTCTGAAGGATTTCTCTATGTGTTAGATAGACGGTCTGACTTAATTATTTCGGGTGGTGAAAATGTTTATCCAGCAGAAGTCGAAGCTGTACTGAATGAAATGAACGGGATAAAAGAAGCGGCAGTGATTGGAGTTCCAGATGAAAAATGGGGGCAAGTACCGATTGCGTTTATCGTAACAGATGAAAGAATACAAGAGAATACAATTATCGAACAATGTACAAATGTTCTAGCAAAATATAAAATCCCCAAAAGAGTATTTTTTATATCAGAAGTCCCACGCAATGCCTCAGGAAAAATAGTCAGAAGAGAATTAAGAAAATGGATAGAGGAAAAATCGGACTTTTCTTTGTAA
- the menB gene encoding 1,4-dihydroxy-2-naphthoyl-CoA synthase, producing MTVEWVAGRQYEEIIYETYNGIAKITINRPHVHNAFTPRTVSELIDAFAMARDDSNVGVIILTGAGDKAFCSGGDQKVRGHGGYVGEDQIPRLNVLDLQRLIRVIPKPVIAMVKGYAIGGGHVLHIVCDLTIAADNAIFGQTGPKVGSFDAGYGSGYLARIVGHKKAREIWFLCRQYNAQEALDMGLVNTVVPLEKVEEETIKWCEEILEKSPTALRFLKAAFNADTDGLAGIQQFAGDATLLYYTTDEAKEGRDSFKEKRKPDFGQFPRFP from the coding sequence ATGACAGTGGAATGGGTAGCTGGCAGACAATATGAAGAAATCATTTATGAAACATATAATGGTATTGCCAAGATTACAATTAATAGACCTCATGTACATAATGCATTCACGCCAAGAACCGTTAGTGAATTAATTGATGCGTTTGCAATGGCAAGAGATGACAGTAATGTAGGAGTTATCATTTTAACTGGTGCAGGCGATAAAGCATTCTGTTCTGGTGGAGATCAAAAAGTTAGAGGTCATGGTGGATATGTAGGAGAAGATCAAATTCCCCGCCTAAATGTCCTTGATTTACAACGTTTAATCAGAGTTATTCCTAAGCCTGTCATTGCGATGGTAAAAGGATATGCCATTGGTGGAGGACATGTGCTGCATATTGTCTGTGATTTAACGATTGCTGCAGATAATGCTATTTTTGGACAAACTGGTCCAAAGGTAGGTAGCTTTGATGCTGGTTACGGTTCTGGTTATTTAGCAAGAATCGTTGGCCATAAAAAAGCTAGGGAAATTTGGTTCTTATGCCGTCAATATAATGCCCAAGAAGCACTAGATATGGGATTAGTAAATACGGTAGTACCGTTAGAAAAGGTAGAAGAAGAGACGATTAAATGGTGTGAGGAGATTTTAGAGAAAAGTCCAACTGCCCTTCGTTTCCTAAAAGCTGCCTTTAATGCAGATACAGATGGTTTAGCTGGTATACAGCAATTTGCTGGTGATGCAACTTTGCTTTACTATACAACAGATGAAGCAAAAGAAGGAAGAGATTCCTTTAAGGAAAAACGCAAACCTGATTTTGGACAATTCCCGCGTTTTCCTTAA
- the menH gene encoding 2-succinyl-6-hydroxy-2,4-cyclohexadiene-1-carboxylate synthase has protein sequence MFIKLKDISYHVTVEGEGEPLLLLHGFTGDSGTWIPFIPLWKKKYTVITVDIIGHGKTDSPEEIEKYTMQESVTHLKALIDHLQLATVHLLGYSMGGRLALAYCMNYPETVKKLILESSSPGLRTDIERKQRRIQDEKLGDSILEQGIINFVNKWEEIPLFKSQKILSEDAKQAIRKQRLANNPVGLANSLRGMGTGAQNSYWSSLSRLSIETLLITGELDQKFCQIAEEMVDCNKKIKHLTINDAGHAIHVEKPEIFGTIVLEFLRS, from the coding sequence ATGTTTATCAAACTAAAGGATATAAGCTATCATGTAACGGTTGAAGGAGAAGGAGAACCTCTTTTATTATTACATGGTTTTACTGGGGATAGTGGTACTTGGATTCCATTTATTCCTTTATGGAAGAAGAAGTATACGGTTATTACGGTCGATATTATCGGTCATGGAAAGACAGATTCGCCGGAAGAAATAGAAAAGTATACTATGCAAGAAAGTGTCACTCATTTAAAAGCGCTCATTGATCATCTTCAATTGGCTACTGTTCATTTATTAGGTTATTCGATGGGTGGTAGGTTAGCGTTAGCATACTGTATGAATTATCCTGAGACAGTGAAAAAACTTATTTTGGAAAGTTCCTCTCCCGGCTTGAGAACGGATATAGAGAGAAAACAAAGACGAATACAAGATGAGAAATTGGGAGACTCTATCCTTGAACAAGGAATAATAAACTTCGTGAACAAATGGGAGGAAATCCCATTGTTTAAAAGCCAAAAGATACTGAGTGAAGATGCAAAGCAAGCAATAAGGAAGCAACGGCTGGCTAATAACCCAGTTGGATTGGCAAATAGTTTAAGAGGGATGGGGACAGGTGCACAAAATTCGTATTGGTCCTCTCTTTCTCGCTTATCAATAGAAACATTGTTAATTACAGGAGAACTTGATCAAAAGTTTTGTCAAATCGCTGAAGAAATGGTTGACTGTAATAAAAAAATAAAGCATTTAACTATAAATGATGCTGGTCATGCAATTCATGTGGAGAAACCAGAAATTTTTGGTACAATAGTATTGGAGTTTTTAAGGAGCTGA
- the menD gene encoding 2-succinyl-5-enolpyruvyl-6-hydroxy-3-cyclohexene-1-carboxylic-acid synthase, whose amino-acid sequence MAKQHPSGPVHVNIPLREPLIPDLDNLEHYRREDQESRSIQIKTGEFTIDDSYFHDLAASLEAKGERKGIIICGEMDKENFSLKILQLAEKTGFPIIADPLSQLRSKSADMEVVIDTYDTFLRNERIKSLLKPDIVIRFGSMPISKPLTIFLRENERAKQIVIDGGSGYRDPNQLTTEMVYCEEGYFCEKLTSFVSPCSINHYLNKWIEINEITKKELTKTAEIQEMSEAKLFHCLGEMIPNDAVLFVGNSMPIRDLDTFFHKQNKKVTIIANRGANGIDGTISTALGVGVIKQPLFLIVGDLTFFHDLNGLILSELYQLPITVILINNNGGGIFSFLPQVELPRHFELLFGTPLNIDFKHAVEMYKGQYKLVNSWDNLQTLFQDSDFTKGLRVWEIQTNRENNLLEHRQMTNRILKVLDQLD is encoded by the coding sequence ATGGCAAAACAGCATCCTAGCGGTCCAGTGCATGTGAATATTCCATTGAGAGAGCCATTAATCCCTGATTTAGATAATTTAGAACACTATCGTCGAGAGGATCAAGAATCAAGGTCTATTCAGATTAAAACTGGGGAGTTTACGATTGATGATTCCTATTTTCATGATTTAGCAGCAAGTTTGGAAGCTAAAGGGGAAAGAAAGGGAATTATCATCTGCGGAGAGATGGATAAAGAGAACTTTTCTTTGAAAATACTGCAATTGGCAGAAAAAACAGGTTTTCCGATTATAGCTGATCCACTTTCCCAACTACGAAGTAAGAGTGCGGACATGGAAGTTGTCATCGACACATATGATACGTTTTTGCGAAATGAAAGGATTAAATCACTATTAAAACCGGATATTGTTATTCGGTTTGGCAGTATGCCGATTTCTAAACCATTAACTATTTTCTTACGAGAAAATGAAAGAGCAAAACAGATTGTAATAGACGGGGGAAGCGGCTACCGTGATCCTAATCAGCTGACAACAGAAATGGTTTATTGTGAAGAAGGTTATTTTTGTGAGAAGCTTACATCGTTTGTTTCTCCTTGCTCAATAAATCACTATTTAAATAAATGGATAGAAATCAATGAGATAACCAAAAAGGAATTAACAAAAACAGCAGAAATTCAAGAAATGAGTGAAGCGAAGCTTTTTCATTGCTTGGGTGAAATGATTCCGAATGATGCCGTTTTATTTGTAGGTAATAGTATGCCCATTCGCGATTTGGATACTTTTTTTCATAAACAAAATAAAAAGGTAACTATTATTGCAAATAGAGGAGCAAATGGCATTGATGGGACGATATCTACTGCTCTCGGAGTAGGGGTTATTAAGCAGCCGCTCTTTTTAATTGTAGGGGATTTAACCTTTTTCCATGATTTAAATGGTTTAATTCTTTCTGAGCTATATCAGCTTCCAATCACTGTCATATTAATAAATAATAATGGGGGCGGAATCTTTTCATTTCTTCCTCAAGTAGAACTGCCGAGACATTTTGAATTATTATTTGGAACGCCTCTAAATATTGACTTTAAGCATGCAGTGGAAATGTACAAGGGACAATATAAGCTTGTTAACAGCTGGGACAATTTACAAACATTATTCCAAGATAGTGATTTCACGAAAGGCTTACGAGTATGGGAAATACAAACCAATCGGGAAAATAATCTATTAGAACATCGGCAAATGACGAATCGGATTCTAAAGGTGTTAGATCAATTAGATTAA
- a CDS encoding thiamine pyrophosphate-binding protein → MSHQQQLTAYLDALISELVKNGVEHAVISPGSRSTPISLLLAEEEDIKLHVHIDERSAAFFALGIAKASKKPTVLVCTSGTAAANYFPAIVEAKISRIPLIVLTADRPHELRDVGAPQAIDQLDLYGKHVKWFMEMSTPDNSPGMIRYAKTVGLERWRWQNSILAVQCM, encoded by the coding sequence ATGAGTCATCAGCAACAGTTAACTGCCTATTTGGATGCGCTAATATCCGAGTTGGTAAAAAACGGGGTTGAACATGCTGTTATCAGTCCAGGATCAAGATCAACCCCCATCAGTTTATTGCTTGCAGAAGAAGAGGATATAAAGCTTCATGTTCATATTGATGAAAGATCAGCTGCCTTTTTTGCTTTAGGAATAGCGAAGGCGTCTAAAAAACCAACTGTATTAGTATGTACATCTGGTACTGCCGCTGCAAACTATTTTCCGGCAATTGTAGAGGCGAAGATTTCTCGCATACCATTAATCGTACTGACGGCAGATCGGCCCCATGAACTTCGAGATGTGGGAGCACCGCAGGCGATTGATCAATTAGATCTTTATGGAAAGCATGTTAAATGGTTTATGGAAATGTCTACACCTGATAATAGTCCAGGTATGATAAGATATGCTAAAACGGTGGGGCTAGAGCGGTGGCGATGGCAAAACAGCATCCTAGCGGTCCAGTGCATGTGA
- a CDS encoding isochorismate synthase, translated as MNDSKGIMVQTIIKESDSPTVLVSEVKKLEKKIDILEFFSNYSSYKGKRFFWKDPSEKNMLVGIGICEGIEYSLGENSYSFVEKKWRQLLDDAIVFNKYNEIGIGPVLLGGFSFDPLKEKTHVWDGFGEAHFYVPQFMLSEINGSQFITTNIMIPSDKQDHAKAELKKHSIVYRRAEASPPSLPLIEMITEIDQETWKNKVNKVINELNEDLKKVVLARASQVHFSNDVETEFVLKNLIQQQSNGYIFALEAKNKCFIGASPERLVKKEGPTVFSTCLAGSIARGKNKEEDDALAQALLSDSKNREEHNYVVKMIKNAMEEVCSTVEMPLNPQILKMRDIQHLYTPVSGKVKETESLISFIRLLHPTPALGGFPREEALKVIREVEGLDRGMYGAPIGWLDYQGNGEFAVSIRSGLIDGNVATIIAGCGIVADSDPESEYIETAIKFKPMLTALGGK; from the coding sequence ATGAATGATAGCAAAGGAATAATGGTACAAACAATAATAAAGGAAAGTGATTCTCCTACTGTCTTAGTTAGTGAAGTGAAGAAGCTAGAAAAGAAAATAGATATTCTAGAGTTCTTTTCCAATTACAGCTCCTATAAAGGAAAACGTTTTTTTTGGAAGGATCCTTCTGAAAAAAACATGCTTGTAGGAATAGGCATTTGTGAAGGGATTGAGTATTCATTAGGGGAAAACTCTTATTCATTTGTAGAAAAAAAATGGAGGCAGCTGTTAGATGATGCAATAGTATTTAACAAATACAATGAAATAGGGATCGGACCAGTCCTTTTAGGTGGTTTCTCCTTTGATCCATTAAAAGAGAAAACGCATGTCTGGGATGGCTTCGGGGAAGCCCATTTTTACGTACCTCAATTTATGTTAAGTGAAATAAATGGAAGTCAATTTATTACTACAAATATAATGATTCCATCAGATAAACAGGATCATGCAAAAGCGGAGTTAAAAAAGCATTCTATTGTGTATCGAAGAGCAGAAGCATCTCCTCCTTCTTTACCTTTAATTGAAATGATTACTGAGATCGATCAAGAAACATGGAAGAATAAAGTTAATAAAGTAATAAATGAGTTAAATGAAGATTTAAAAAAAGTAGTGTTAGCACGTGCTAGTCAAGTGCATTTTTCTAATGACGTCGAGACAGAGTTTGTGCTAAAAAATTTAATACAACAACAAAGCAATGGTTATATATTTGCCTTGGAAGCAAAGAATAAATGTTTCATCGGAGCTTCTCCAGAAAGATTGGTAAAAAAAGAAGGTCCAACTGTTTTTTCTACCTGTCTGGCCGGGTCAATTGCGAGAGGAAAAAACAAAGAAGAAGACGATGCGCTTGCGCAAGCCTTGCTTTCGGATTCCAAAAATAGAGAAGAACATAATTATGTTGTTAAAATGATAAAGAATGCTATGGAGGAAGTCTGTAGTACGGTAGAAATGCCATTAAACCCACAAATCTTGAAGATGAGAGATATTCAACATCTTTATACTCCAGTTAGCGGGAAGGTAAAAGAAACAGAATCCCTAATTTCCTTCATACGCTTATTGCATCCAACTCCAGCTCTTGGTGGATTTCCTCGAGAGGAAGCCTTAAAGGTTATTAGAGAGGTAGAAGGATTAGATAGAGGGATGTATGGTGCTCCTATCGGTTGGCTTGATTACCAGGGCAATGGAGAATTTGCAGTAAGCATCCGTTCTGGCTTAATAGATGGCAATGTTGCAACAATTATTGCAGGATGCGGTATTGTTGCTGACTCTGATCCAGAATCTGAGTATATAGAAACTGCAATTAAATTTAAGCCAATGCTAACTGCGTTAGGAGGAAAATAA